A region of the Silene latifolia isolate original U9 population chromosome 9, ASM4854445v1, whole genome shotgun sequence genome:
GGGTttgtttcacaagaaacaaatcttatcttcTCTTACTATGAATTAATTAATATCTCAACATAAGTAAATAAAGTAAATCTATAAGTTGTTAAGATAGGAAAGTATCTTTACAATAACTTATTCTAGGTTTGACCTAATAGATTACTTGTGAAGGGGATATGACGAAGTGGACGACGGCTCATAAGCCTACCAtctaaattcgaaaccctagagaaaatattaatacatgaattagggtttagatcTAGATATATTTGAGAACCCTAGATAGCATGACAACTCATACgttgttttactaatcaataggatATTCATATATCTATCAAACCCATATCTCCTTTCtaatatacatacatatattttcaaaaaaatatatttaaaGACTTGAACAtcgaaaatcgattttaaaaccctAAAATCGTGACTTCATATTGCAACCTAAAGTTATAGGTCAATTGactataacattaagcttggcaagtaaagttataggtgaaatagctataactttaccttctcAATATTACTTTCATAAATACCGTTAATAGACgatgtcctatactagctaatcttcctggagatcttcggTATAAGGGTtatctcttcatcttgatcataagtTCTTCATTTTAAGCTTCTTAAAGACTTGATCATGCCTTTTGCTTGAGTAATCATTGTAGTCAACAATGCTTTTgaaaatcttcaatgttatagcacaagcagctataacattaccttaacgatgcttcacaaatcttcaatgttatagccatgAATGCTATAACATCGCGTGCTTATATTGTAATCCTTATTAAATCTAATAAAGACTAAACATACGATTACGAGTACTTGTCTTTATCAAAACATAACATATAATTATATGGTCCAACAGAGTCCAAAATTTACAATGGCATGGGAGCCTTAAACTTCATAATGGTATGGGAACCTGGACATGGGAGTCTGAAACTTCATAAATGGCATGGGAACCCGGACATGAGAGTCTAAAGTTTCATAGTGGTGTGGGAGCCCAGACATGGGAGTCCAGAACTTCATAGCGGTGTGTGAACCCGGATATAAGTAGGTTTGGGAACCTGGTGGGGTAGGTATgggaaccaaaaaaaaaaaatcatcattccGTCATCGTTTTTATGAACCTCAACGTTTTGAACCTTATCATTTCAAACCTCATCATTTCATCATTTGCAtgaatggtgggttgagccttatccttaggtgcCTACGTATCCGTTGTGATGGAATCAAACCTGGATCGTAGTTCGACAAGTGCTGACACCTGTCCAAAGTTGATCATCTACTAGAATTtatccgaaattcatcatctgctgacacttgcccaaagtttatcatctgctggcacttgttcAAAATTCATCACTTGAcgcttgcccaaagtttatcagcAGGGTGGATGCAGTGTGTAGTTATTGGGCAAGGATTTTTCTGTTGCCCAAAGGGATAATCAGCAGGGTGGATGCAGTGTGTAGGAATTATCTGTGGTCTAGGACTGATGATTTTCACAGAATTCCAGCTGTGGCCTGGGATACCTGCTGTTTACCTAAAGATAGAGGAGGATTGGGCATTTTGCATTGCCATTTATGGAATCTTGCTGTGATAGGAAAGTTCTCATGGTGGATAGCCCAAAAGAAGGACAATCTCTGGGTGAAATGGGTTCACCACATTTATATGAAACAATCTGACTGGTGGTCTTATCACCCCTCTATTAATTCCAGCTGGACCTGGCGCCAGATCTGCAAAGCAAGAGATGCTCTTTGCTCTGGTTTCAGTCTCAATGGCTGGTTGAATGGTGATTACTCCACTCATGGTGTGTATATTTGGTTGATTAGGGAACATGTAACTGTGAACTGGATGTCACTGGTTTGGAACAGGCTATGCTTGCCTAAGGTGAACTTCATCTGCTGGCTCTATGTTCTTAACAGGTTTATGACTAAGGAACGCTTGGTGAGATATGGAGTTATCAGTTCTTACCTATGTGACCTGTGTGGCACTGCTCAGGAAACTCATTCTCATTTATTCTTTAACTGTAGCTACAGTCAAAGATGCTTTCTTTTGCTGAAACAATGGTTAGCTATAGACTGGAATGGGGACTTGACAATGTGGATTTTATCTTGGAGATGTCGCTCTTTACTAAGGAAAAAAGTAACTATGGCTGCACTGGCTACTTTGATATACAACATTTGGCAGAACAGGAACACAGCACGCCATGAGGGACTCGTGCAGCATCTTGCTCCTGTTCTGAGATGGATTAAGGCTTCTTTGAAGGGGAGATTCTTGCAAGTTAAGGAGAGTACCAGGCATAGTAGTTCTTGGATTGATAACTTAGATCTTGCTTGAGTTGAGCTATTTTTATTGGTGGTATAATGTATGGAAAGGCTTTGTATGGTGTACTATCTTTTAATTAATGAgaattcacatttcaccaaaaaaaaaaagtttatcatATGCTGGCAGGCGCCCAAATGGGGCGCGACTTTCCGAGGAGATTGTTGCCATTTTCATCCTTTGCTTTCAGCTgcagaattcttccatttcatacccTTGTATtaaattgaattcttggtggatgtcatccatttcatcttcaTACTGGtttctgaagccaacggcttcagagcccgcAAActcggcttcagagcccccagtttgcaatgggt
Encoded here:
- the LOC141600904 gene encoding uncharacterized protein LOC141600904, which codes for MGVQNFIAVCEPGYKVDAVCSYWARIFLLPKGIISRVDAVCRNYLWSRTDDFHRIPAVAWDTCCLPKDRGGLGILHCHLWNLAVIGKFSWWIAQKKDNLWVKWVHHIYMKQSDWWSYHPSINSSWTWRQICKARDALCSGFSLNGWLNGDYSTHGVYIWLIREHVTVNWMSLVWNRLCLPKVNFICWLYVLNRFMTKERLVRYGVISSYLCDLCGTAQETHSHLFFNCSYSQRCFLLLKQWLAIDWNGDLTMWILSWRCRSLLRKKVTMAALATLIYNIWQNRNTARHEGLVQHLAPVLRWIKASLKGRFLQVKESTRHSSSWIDNLDLA